The Drosophila bipectinata strain 14024-0381.07 chromosome 3L, DbipHiC1v2, whole genome shotgun sequence region GTGCGGGTCTGAGAAAGATGTTGTTATTTGGAAATTTGGAAACCAAACTATTGATAAAAACAACACAAGGTGAGTGGCTAGCATAGCTATACTCATAAATCACATTATAACAAACATTATCTTTCAGGTTTCACATCAGAACCGaatctttaaaacaaaacgaCGGTAGCGACAACGAAAATGAAGAAGTAATCAAGTATAGGAACGTACTGACTCTTCGTAATGTGGAAATAAAAGACTCTGGAAACTATTCATGCACCACGGATgcagaaaaaaacatttcgaCTGATTTTAGTGTACAATCCTACCTACCATCCAAGGTCTTGCAAAGCACCGCCGACAGGATCAAGAGGAAAACCGGCCAGCCTGGGCTTTTGTATTGTTTTATTGAAGTGTATCCCCAAAATGAGACGACGCAGAAGAACCTCAAGTGGCTGAAAGATGGAAACCCCTTTGACTTCCTGGATACCTTCTCCTCCATCACCAAGCTGAACGAGACGCATTTAAACTTTACCTTGGAGTTCACAGAAGTGTACAAGAAGGAGAACGGCACCTACAAGTGCACAGTATCCAATAACGATGGCCTTGAGGTGGCCGCCAAGGAGATTACACTTTATGTGATGGAAGAGCCACAAGTTAGCATTGATTTCGCCAAGGCAGTGGGtgccaataaaatatacatcaACTGGACAGTAAATGATGGCAACGACCCGGTTCAGAAGTTTTTTGTGAGCCACAAGGAGCCAAGTGACACGACCTTTACCTACTATAAGCAGGCCATCAACGGCAACCATACATCGTATATTTTGGAAAACTTTAAGCCAAACACCACCTATATTTTGAAAATCGCAGCCAAGAACTCGATCGGCGATGGAACACCCACCCAGTACCCCTTCAATGTGACAACCTTAAGTTTTGATCCCATTTTTATACCCAAAGTTGAGTCCACCGGCAGCACTGCATCAACGATAACGATCGGCTGGGATCCACCGCCGAGTGATATTATACAATATGTCCAGTACTATGAACTGATTGTCTCCGAGTCCGGCGAAGTGCCAAAGGTGATTGAAGAGGCCATTTACCAGCAGAACTCCCGCAACTTGCCATACATGTTCGATAAGCTAAAAACAGCCACAGACTACGAATTTAGGGTGAGGGCCTGCAGTGATCTGACAAAGACATGCGGACCATGGTCGGAGATCGTGAACGGTACCACAATGGATGGTGTTGCTACCAAGCCCACCAACCTCTCCGTCAACTGCCACCACGACAATGTTACGCGCAGCAATTCTATTTCCATCAGCTGGGACGTTCCGAAGACTCCAAACGGGAAGGTGGTCTCCTACATGATTAACCTGCAGGGCAAATCGATGAGCCTCGTGGATTTGGACATGTGGGGTCCCAAAATTCGGAGAATCGACGAGCCCCACCACAAGACCCTGTACGAAAACGTCAGCCCCAATACCAACTACTCGGTTACAGTCTCGGCCATAACCCGCCACAAGAAAAATGGAGAGCCAGCAGGAGGAAATTGTCTGATGCCCGTCTCCACGCCGGACAACATTGGCAGAACGATGTGGACAAAAGTTAACCTGGGCTCCAAATATGTCTTCAAGCTGTATCTGCCCAGAATCAGTGAGAGGAACGGTCCCATATGCTGCTACCGGCTCTATCTAGTTAAGATCAATAATGCCGACAAGGAGTTGCCGGAGCCGGACAAACTGAATGTCGTCACATATCAGCAGATTCAGAGCGATAATGTCACCAGGAGCAGTGCCTATATTGCCGAAATGTTAAGTGGCAAGCACTTTAGGCCAGAAATATTTTTGGGCGACGAAATAAGGTTTTCGGAGAACAATGACATTGTCAAGGAGAACGACGAAATTTGTCGAAGGTGTTTGGAGGGCACTCCGTTCCTCAGAAAACCCGAGATACAACGACCTCCCTTGAGTTCGCTTTCAAGTAAGGAaactatttgtattttattggaGCTCgtatatattaattttcccttttttttgcagaCTCTGAAGCCGATCTTCACTTGGCGGAGAAGGACAACTTGATCAAGGGAGCCAATTTAACCGAGCATGCTCTCAAGATCTTGGAGAACAAGCCGCGGGCCAGAAGAAGTGCCGTAACCACCGATGAGAATCAAATTCTTGCCGGTAAAGTCAATGTGCCATCACACGATACTAGTCGCGAAGTTTGGGATGGGGAGATAGACATAAATTCAAACTACACGGGATTTCTTGAGATAATAGGTAAGTGGCTATTCACTCACtcacaatttaaattaaattctatgCTTTATTTCTTTCCAGTTCGGGATAGAAACAATGTGCTTATGGCATACAGCAAATATTTTGATGTGATGACTCCCGCAACAGAAGCTGAACCAATCCACTCGATGAATAATATGGACACATACCTAAGCATTGGGATCAAGGCAGGACCTATAATTTGTTGTGTCCTAGTCCTGCTTATTGTGCTGTGGGTTTTCCATCACaagaaatcaaaaaatgcaTTACAAGGAGAAGATACCTTAACCTTAAGAGACTCTTTAAGGTAACTAATGGAGATaaaatcatattttatgatttaaaattataataatcatTAATACTTTCCTATCAGGGCCTTATTCGGGCGCAGCAACCACAACCACAGCCATTTTATTACATCTGGAAACCACAAGGGCTTCGATTCTGGACCCATTCATCGATCTGATCTGGAAAACGCATATAAAAACCGCCACAAGGACACCGACTACGGATTCCTTCGGGAGTACGAACTGCTGCCAAATCGCTTTAGCGATCGTACAACTAAGAATAGTGATTTAAAAGAAAACGCCTGCAAGAACAGGTACCCCGACATTAAGGCCTACGATCAGACGCGAGTCAAGCTGGCTCCTATTAATGGACTACAAACCACTGACTACATAAATGCCAACTTTGTTATTGGATACAAGGAGAGAAAGAAGTTTATTTGCGCCCAGGGACCCATGGAGAGCACCATCGATGACTTTTGGCGAATGATTTGGGAACAACATCTGGAAATTATTGTGATGCTTACCAATTTGGAGGAATATAACAAGGCCAAGTGTGCTAAATACTGGCCGGAAAAAGTATTTGATACCAAGCAGTTTGGAGATATTTTAGTAAAATTTGCACATGAGCGAAAGACTGGAGACTATATTGAGAGGACACTTAACGTTTCAAAGAACAAGGCCAATGTGGGCGAGGAGGAGGATCGAAGACAAATCACCCAATACCACTATTTAACGTGGAAAGACTTTATGGCACCGGAGCATCCACATGGAATCATTAAGTTCATACGTCAAATTAATTCCGTCTACTCCCTGCAAAGGGGCCCAATCTTAGTCCATTGTAGTGCCGGTGTCGGTAGAACTGGAACCCTAGTTGCTTTAGATTCCCTCATCCAACAATTGGAGGAAGAAGACTCGGTGTCGATATATAACACCGTGTGTGATTTACGACATCAACGCAATTTTTTAGTTCAATCCTTGGTGAGTTGCCATTGAATCCTATTCCCGCTTCAGGGAGTAACGTGTTTTTTTTCCACAGAAACAATACATCTTCCTTTATCGCGCTCTTCTGGACACTGGAACTTTTGGAAATACGGATATTAATATTAGCAACATGACATCAGCGATTGAATCACTAAAGCGCAAACCCAATGAGCCCAatggaaaatgcaaattgGAACTGGAATTCGAGGTTCGTCTAATAATAGCATAGCTCTATcctaattatttatttctatgATTGCCCCACAGAAACTGCTGGCTACGGCGGATGAGATTAGCAAATCGTGTTGTGTGGGCGAGAACGAGGAGAATGCCATGAAGAACAGAAGCCAGGAGGTCATTCCCTACGATCGTAATAGAGTACGTTTTAATAATATTCCTTTAAAATCTATAGACTTATAATGTTTCCTACTAACTTGTACATTTTAGGTAATACTGACTCCACTTCCAATGCGGGATAATTCTACGTATATCAATGCATCGTTCATAGATGGCTATGACAATAGCGAAACCTTTATCATTGCCCAGGATCCACTTGAGAACACTATTGGGGATTTCTGGAGAATGATTTCTGAACAGAGTGTTTCCACGCTGATTATGATATCTGAAGTAATTACATATATTCTTTGACTAAAccttatatttaataatatatttcttttattagaTTGGAGATGGCCCCAGAAAGTGTCCGAGATATTGGGCAGACGATGAGGTTCAATACGACCATATTCTTGTGAAATATGTGCACAGCGAAAGTTGTCCCTATTATACTCGTCGCGAATTCTACGTCACGAATTGCAAAATAGATGATACGCTGAAAGTCACACAGTTTCAGTACAATGGTTGGCCGACAGTGGACGGAGAAGTTCCTGAAGTCTGTCGGGGCATTATTGAACTTGTAGATCAAGCCTACAATCACTacaaaagccataaaaattcGGGTTGCCGTTCTCCACTCGCAGTTCATTGCAGGTAATTAAAAGATTACCTAATCTTAATCGTTAAacactaattttaaatattttttcttgctTAATGTAGCCTGGGAACTGACCGAAGTTCTATATTCGTCGCCATGTGCATTTTAGTCCAGCATCTTAGATTGGAAAAGTGTGTCGACATTTGTGCCACTACAAGGAAATTACGATCTCAGCGAACGGGACTTATTAACTCATACGTAAGTTCTTTATCGGAATTATGatataaattcataaaataattgtatggatatttacatttttaggCACAATACGAGTTCCTACATCGcgcaataattaattattcagATTTACACCATATAGCCGAGTCAACATTGGATTAAGTTAGATATGTACATAATGCACGTGTTGAAACATCAATGCATAATGTGCTACGATaaattatttgtatatttataaaatctttTAATAAAGTATTTACAAGGgcaaacttaatttttttaacgAATTAGATTTGCCCGAAACAAGCATAATTtacatacaaatataaatGTAGTGTATACGTATCGTATGGATAAAACTACCAAAGGAAAATAAGTAACATATTTTATAAGCCATAATGTAATAAAAACTGAGACTAAGAATTGTATCTATCATAAgggtttttctcttttttttaaatagttttggaTGGGCTATGATGACTCACAATTCTCATGTTCCTCGAGAAAAGTGAGATCATCTAACTAAATAGCGTTTTTGAAAATACCATATAAATGTCTGGGTAATTACttccttccttttttttattacttccCCACCTACAGGTATAAAAAATAGTCTCCCACTCCCCCACTACTCAAAAGAGGTGGCTTTTGCATACTATATATACAAACATAAAtatgtttttggttttatttcgTGCTTAATTTTAAAGATGTAAAAAAGGAGTCAATAAAGCCATTCAttctattaattttattttaacaaaatatttgtagactgctattcaaaaaaataccgcatttcattttcactcgttccaaatcaaaaaaaaaaaaaatatgctacAAATGACGTTAAtgtcaaaacaaaatttttcgcatttctctcatttttttttaatttattaagaaaactTGCAGCCTTTGGagcttcaataaaaaaaatatttaataatccAAATTAAATTGCGAGTCTTATCACCATGGATGGTCCCATCCACTATCGATAGTCACTTAAGCTTCCTTACCATCTCTATCGGACGTGTTGTTTGTTATTATTGCAGAAAATAAGCAGATCAATATGCCTCCGAGCAAACTTGATAGTCTTTACCGGCGAATGCTGATAACAAGATTCTTCGAAAAAGGATGGGGAAAGCCAGAAAATTTGCGCAGGTAAGATTATCCAGCAGTTgtagaaatatatattatttttgattcaAAAGGTGCTTCTTTACGTAACAAAACATCCGAGTTAATTGAATTGCTTTGGGTGATTTATGGCATGATAACAATTGATAATGTAAATACACATGTGATTGTAAACAAATGACACTTTTACATACAATAATTagttacatttattttatatttttgattacTGACATTAAAATAAAGGTATCCTTGACCAAAAATACACACATATTGCATTCAAAAATACATCCTTgcagttttaaatatatttatatatattttcaaaaacattgcCAAAAACTCAAGGATCCCACAAAATTGCATTAGTAATTTGTTTCAAGGACTCCTGTTTCCCGATGCTAAAAGGCTTACATATTTTTCATTCACCAATTACCACAGTAAAGGACCTCAATGGTACACACTTATTTTTGCATGGCATGTTTCtcatttaattcaaaaattttaaaaacgattaaaaaatattagagTTCAAAAGACACCATCCAATATTATTTGAACTTCAGGGTAAAAGGTTCCAAATTTTGATCCTtccgaaatatttttaatttttgtttttaataaacaattccttaATAGTATAAACGATTAAAGAAACGATAGTATAAACGATTAATATTGAAACGATCTTTGGTTTAgggatttaatattttaaatgtaataTTGTTATTCCCTTGGGAATCctttttgttaataaacatTTACATTTCAGTTAAATACCTAACGTCAGTGGAGACTGGATATGActgcatttttttgtaatcCTGTTCAGGTTAGTTTTGAAGAGGAAATAAGTTAAGACTTTTTACAATaggatttttagaaaaaaggtTATACagttattcatttaaaatctAAGGATATATTGGAAAATTTCTCTGAAGTTCAAAATACTGAAACATTTTagacctttttttttcaatttttcaattcaatttttaaattttaataatttgtctttaTTTTTACGGCAATTATTTCAGAGTGTTTCAGTTCCGAAAAATCATATCCAATAGG contains the following coding sequences:
- the Ptp69D gene encoding tyrosine-protein phosphatase 69D, which produces MAFFNRRMSMLLNIILSYTFLCTICVRGSVKQEWAEIGRNLSLECGSEKDVVIWKFGNQTIDKNNTRFHIRTESLKQNDGSDNENEEVIKYRNVLTLRNVEIKDSGNYSCTTDAEKNISTDFSVQSYLPSKVLQSTADRIKRKTGQPGLLYCFIEVYPQNETTQKNLKWLKDGNPFDFLDTFSSITKLNETHLNFTLEFTEVYKKENGTYKCTVSNNDGLEVAAKEITLYVMEEPQVSIDFAKAVGANKIYINWTVNDGNDPVQKFFVSHKEPSDTTFTYYKQAINGNHTSYILENFKPNTTYILKIAAKNSIGDGTPTQYPFNVTTLSFDPIFIPKVESTGSTASTITIGWDPPPSDIIQYVQYYELIVSESGEVPKVIEEAIYQQNSRNLPYMFDKLKTATDYEFRVRACSDLTKTCGPWSEIVNGTTMDGVATKPTNLSVNCHHDNVTRSNSISISWDVPKTPNGKVVSYMINLQGKSMSLVDLDMWGPKIRRIDEPHHKTLYENVSPNTNYSVTVSAITRHKKNGEPAGGNCLMPVSTPDNIGRTMWTKVNLGSKYVFKLYLPRISERNGPICCYRLYLVKINNADKELPEPDKLNVVTYQQIQSDNVTRSSAYIAEMLSGKHFRPEIFLGDEIRFSENNDIVKENDEICRRCLEGTPFLRKPEIQRPPLSSLSNSEADLHLAEKDNLIKGANLTEHALKILENKPRARRSAVTTDENQILAGKVNVPSHDTSREVWDGEIDINSNYTGFLEIIVRDRNNVLMAYSKYFDVMTPATEAEPIHSMNNMDTYLSIGIKAGPIICCVLVLLIVLWVFHHKKSKNALQGEDTLTLRDSLRALFGRSNHNHSHFITSGNHKGFDSGPIHRSDLENAYKNRHKDTDYGFLREYELLPNRFSDRTTKNSDLKENACKNRYPDIKAYDQTRVKLAPINGLQTTDYINANFVIGYKERKKFICAQGPMESTIDDFWRMIWEQHLEIIVMLTNLEEYNKAKCAKYWPEKVFDTKQFGDILVKFAHERKTGDYIERTLNVSKNKANVGEEEDRRQITQYHYLTWKDFMAPEHPHGIIKFIRQINSVYSLQRGPILVHCSAGVGRTGTLVALDSLIQQLEEEDSVSIYNTVCDLRHQRNFLVQSLKQYIFLYRALLDTGTFGNTDINISNMTSAIESLKRKPNEPNGKCKLELEFEKLLATADEISKSCCVGENEENAMKNRSQEVIPYDRNRVILTPLPMRDNSTYINASFIDGYDNSETFIIAQDPLENTIGDFWRMISEQSVSTLIMISEIGDGPRKCPRYWADDEVQYDHILVKYVHSESCPYYTRREFYVTNCKIDDTLKVTQFQYNGWPTVDGEVPEVCRGIIELVDQAYNHYKSHKNSGCRSPLAVHCSLGTDRSSIFVAMCILVQHLRLEKCVDICATTRKLRSQRTGLINSYAQYEFLHRAIINYSDLHHIAESTLD